One Aegilops tauschii subsp. strangulata cultivar AL8/78 chromosome 7, Aet v6.0, whole genome shotgun sequence genomic window carries:
- the LOC109780124 gene encoding 26.2 kDa heat shock protein, mitochondrial, with the protein MASAVVCKGEDSAPASLLKSGAPVAFCPLRSPAVTAARRPYNTQAKEVSRYYYYDDDDYSARDLVTPSFFSQDVLDSLGAPTSMARLLSLMKAGLSSPAGTGASRLGRWVAKEDDDAVYLKVPMPGLTKEHVEVRADKNILVIKGEGEKQPWDGDDDSAVPKYNRRIEVPADAYKMDKIKAEMKNGVLWVTLLKVKEDERKDVFHVKIE; encoded by the exons ATGGCCTCCGCCGTCGTTTGCAAGGGCGAGGATTCCGCGCCTGCCAGCCTCCTCAAGTCCGGTGCTCCCGTGGCCTTCTGCCCGCTCCGCTCCCCCGCCGtcaccgccgcccgccgcccgtaCAACACCCAGGCCAAGGAGGTCAGCCGCTACTACTACTACGACGACGACGACTACAGCGCCCGCGACCTCGTCACCCCCAGCTTCTTCTCGCAGG ACGTGCTCGACTCGCTCGGCGCGCCGACCAGCATGGCCCGTCTGCTGTCTCTGATGAAGGCCGGCCTCTCCTCCCCTGCTGGTACTGGGGCGTCGCGGCTCGGACGGTGGGTGGCCAAGGAGGACGACGACGCGGTGTACCTCAAGGTGCCAATGCCGGGGCTGACCAAGGAGCACGTGGAGGTGCGCGCGGACAAGAACATCCTGGTGATCAAGGGCGAGGGCGAGAAGCAGCCCTGGGACGGCGACGACGACTCCGCGGTGCCGAAGTACAACCGCCGCATCGAGGTGCCCGCTGACGCGTACAAGATGGACAAGATCAAGGCCGAGATGAAGAATGGCGTGCTCTGGGTCACCCTGCTCAAGGTCAAGGAGGACGAGCGCAAGGATGTCTTCCACGTCAAGATCGAGTAG